One Helianthus annuus cultivar XRQ/B chromosome 12, HanXRQr2.0-SUNRISE, whole genome shotgun sequence genomic region harbors:
- the LOC110894070 gene encoding protein SUPPRESSOR OF GENE SILENCING 3 isoform X1, with protein sequence MYYYYYFSSSIFTCSKHTLELTVDSAFSSYNFYPFSMSSNKGGGQSNKGKAVAGSSNFDINQLSQSVQDVNLDSSQDGSWEVISKKNKNRPGTAAATKQWGPQTAKPNAWGQPDAPRVGVRNNAPVRAPNNAWGAQTGGRGGWNNHNVNVIPPPLQSGWNWNARQAGNNVPNRQPVVEPQHVEDDDEHEEDDDTDDDGELLSDEYDSDEVPKSHEERKKNRWYADFFGTLDTLTLEQINEPTRQWHCPACQNGPGAIDWYKTLLSLVTHAKTKGSKRVKIHRDLAEILEEELRIRGATLNQAGESYGQWMGLNEVVKDKEIVWPPMVVIMNTQLEQDENDKWLGMGNQELLDYFGSYEAVRARHSYGPRGHKGMSVLIFESSAVGYTEADRLSKHFESEGTDRDAWDRRPILFYPGGKRKLYGYMATKSDMEIFNQHSHGKTKLKYEMVSYHEKVVNQLKQMNEDNQQLHWYKNKVVKEQMHSKALEESYGLVSQRLRKTEEENRIVRERTQQYHEQNKEEMDYQEQFFKDQLKVIQDARAAKEGHFDKMQQEKRRTVDPQIGDLKLEEMKEFEEEREKLMKQHEEKIAEMKSRHWKEQLEIENGFDAELAQLMSKYIPEP encoded by the exons atgtattattattactatttctCATCGTCAATCTTCACATGTAGCAAACATACACTCGAACTCACCGTTGATTctgctttttcctcgtacaatTTTTATCCATTTTCG ATGAGTTCTAACAAAGGAGGTGGTCAGTCTAACAAAGGTAAAGCCGTAGCTGGTTCGTCTAACTTTGACATTAATCAGTTGAGCCAATCAGTCCAAGACGTGAACCTGGATTCCAGCCAAGATGGCAGTTGGGAGGTGATCTCCAAAAAGAACAAAAACCGACCAGGAACCGCTGCTGCCACCAAACAATGGGGTCCTCAGACTGCTAAACCGAACGCATGGGGTCAGCCAGATGCCCCAAGAGTAGGTGTGCGGAACAACGCTCCAGTAAGGGCTCCGAATAACGCATGGGGTGCCCAAACAGGCGGCAGAGGTGGATGGAACAACCATAACGTTAACGTAATCCCTCCACCGCTGCAGAGTGGATGGAACTGGAACGCGAGGCAGGCGGGAAATAACGTTCCAAATCGTCAACCTGTTGTGGAACCACAACATGTTGAAGACGATGATGAACATGAGGAAGATGATGATACCGATGACGATGGCGAACTTCTGAGTGATGAGTATGACTCAGATGAAGTCCCCAAAAGTCACGAGGAACGGAAGAAGAACAGGTGGTATGCTGACTTTTTCGGAACTTTGGATACTTTGACTCTCGAACAAATCAACGAACCGACACGCCAGTGGCATTGTCCCGCTTGTCAGAACGGTCCCGGTGCTATTGACTGGTACAAGACTCTGCTGTCGTTAGTGACACATGCGAAAACAAAAGGGTCCAAAAGAGTGAAGATTCATCGGGATCTTGCTGAAATTTTGGAGGAAGAATTGCGTATACGGGGAGCTACGCTTAATCAAGCTGGTGAATCGTATGGACAGTGGATGGGACTGAATGAAGTTGTTAAAGATAAGGAAATCGTTTGGCCACCAATGGTTGTCATCATGAATACACAACTTGAACAGGATGAAAATGATAAG TGGCTTGGAATGGGGAACCAGGAGCTTCTCGACTACTTCGGGTCATATGAAGCAGTGCGGGCTCGTCATTCATACGGGCCGAGAGGCCACAAGGGTATGAGTGTGCTCATCTTTGAGTCCTCGGCCGTCGGATACACCGAGGCTGACCGTCTGAGCAAGCATTTCGAAAGCGAAGGCACAGATCGAGATGCGTGGGATCGCCGCCCGATTCTGTTTTATCCCGGGGGCAAACGAAAGTTATACGGCTACATGGCAACAAAAAGTGATATGGAGATCTTTAACCAGCATTCTCACG gGAAAACAAAGCTGAAATATGAGATGGTTTCATATCACGAAAAGGTTGTGAACCAGTTGAAGCAAATGAATGAAGACAACCAACAGTTGCACTGGTATAAGAACAAAGTTGTGAAAGAACAAATGCATTCAAAGGCACTCGAGGAGTCGTATGGACTAGTATCTCAAAGACTGAGGAAAACCGAAGAAGAAAACCGCATTGTGAGGGAGAGAACACAACAATATCATGAACAGAACAAGGAAGAG ATGGATTACCAAGAACAATTCTTTAAAGACCAGCTGAAGGTGATTCAAGATGCGAGGGCTGCAAAAGAAGGCCATTTTGATAAGATGCAGCAGGAAAAGCGCAGGACTGTGGATCCTCAGATAGG ggatttgaagcttgaagaaatGAAGGAATTTGAGGAAGAAAGGGAGAAACTGATGAAACAGCATGAAGAGAAGATAGCTGAAATGAAGAGCAGGCATTGGAAGGAACAGCTTGAGATAGAGAATGGGTTTGACGCCGAGTTGGCTCAGTTGATGAGCAAGTACATTCCCGAACCATGA
- the LOC110894070 gene encoding protein SUPPRESSOR OF GENE SILENCING 3 isoform X2, which yields MSSNKGGGQSNKGKAVAGSSNFDINQLSQSVQDVNLDSSQDGSWEVISKKNKNRPGTAAATKQWGPQTAKPNAWGQPDAPRVGVRNNAPVRAPNNAWGAQTGGRGGWNNHNVNVIPPPLQSGWNWNARQAGNNVPNRQPVVEPQHVEDDDEHEEDDDTDDDGELLSDEYDSDEVPKSHEERKKNRWYADFFGTLDTLTLEQINEPTRQWHCPACQNGPGAIDWYKTLLSLVTHAKTKGSKRVKIHRDLAEILEEELRIRGATLNQAGESYGQWMGLNEVVKDKEIVWPPMVVIMNTQLEQDENDKWLGMGNQELLDYFGSYEAVRARHSYGPRGHKGMSVLIFESSAVGYTEADRLSKHFESEGTDRDAWDRRPILFYPGGKRKLYGYMATKSDMEIFNQHSHGKTKLKYEMVSYHEKVVNQLKQMNEDNQQLHWYKNKVVKEQMHSKALEESYGLVSQRLRKTEEENRIVRERTQQYHEQNKEEMDYQEQFFKDQLKVIQDARAAKEGHFDKMQQEKRRTVDPQIGDLKLEEMKEFEEEREKLMKQHEEKIAEMKSRHWKEQLEIENGFDAELAQLMSKYIPEP from the exons ATGAGTTCTAACAAAGGAGGTGGTCAGTCTAACAAAGGTAAAGCCGTAGCTGGTTCGTCTAACTTTGACATTAATCAGTTGAGCCAATCAGTCCAAGACGTGAACCTGGATTCCAGCCAAGATGGCAGTTGGGAGGTGATCTCCAAAAAGAACAAAAACCGACCAGGAACCGCTGCTGCCACCAAACAATGGGGTCCTCAGACTGCTAAACCGAACGCATGGGGTCAGCCAGATGCCCCAAGAGTAGGTGTGCGGAACAACGCTCCAGTAAGGGCTCCGAATAACGCATGGGGTGCCCAAACAGGCGGCAGAGGTGGATGGAACAACCATAACGTTAACGTAATCCCTCCACCGCTGCAGAGTGGATGGAACTGGAACGCGAGGCAGGCGGGAAATAACGTTCCAAATCGTCAACCTGTTGTGGAACCACAACATGTTGAAGACGATGATGAACATGAGGAAGATGATGATACCGATGACGATGGCGAACTTCTGAGTGATGAGTATGACTCAGATGAAGTCCCCAAAAGTCACGAGGAACGGAAGAAGAACAGGTGGTATGCTGACTTTTTCGGAACTTTGGATACTTTGACTCTCGAACAAATCAACGAACCGACACGCCAGTGGCATTGTCCCGCTTGTCAGAACGGTCCCGGTGCTATTGACTGGTACAAGACTCTGCTGTCGTTAGTGACACATGCGAAAACAAAAGGGTCCAAAAGAGTGAAGATTCATCGGGATCTTGCTGAAATTTTGGAGGAAGAATTGCGTATACGGGGAGCTACGCTTAATCAAGCTGGTGAATCGTATGGACAGTGGATGGGACTGAATGAAGTTGTTAAAGATAAGGAAATCGTTTGGCCACCAATGGTTGTCATCATGAATACACAACTTGAACAGGATGAAAATGATAAG TGGCTTGGAATGGGGAACCAGGAGCTTCTCGACTACTTCGGGTCATATGAAGCAGTGCGGGCTCGTCATTCATACGGGCCGAGAGGCCACAAGGGTATGAGTGTGCTCATCTTTGAGTCCTCGGCCGTCGGATACACCGAGGCTGACCGTCTGAGCAAGCATTTCGAAAGCGAAGGCACAGATCGAGATGCGTGGGATCGCCGCCCGATTCTGTTTTATCCCGGGGGCAAACGAAAGTTATACGGCTACATGGCAACAAAAAGTGATATGGAGATCTTTAACCAGCATTCTCACG gGAAAACAAAGCTGAAATATGAGATGGTTTCATATCACGAAAAGGTTGTGAACCAGTTGAAGCAAATGAATGAAGACAACCAACAGTTGCACTGGTATAAGAACAAAGTTGTGAAAGAACAAATGCATTCAAAGGCACTCGAGGAGTCGTATGGACTAGTATCTCAAAGACTGAGGAAAACCGAAGAAGAAAACCGCATTGTGAGGGAGAGAACACAACAATATCATGAACAGAACAAGGAAGAG ATGGATTACCAAGAACAATTCTTTAAAGACCAGCTGAAGGTGATTCAAGATGCGAGGGCTGCAAAAGAAGGCCATTTTGATAAGATGCAGCAGGAAAAGCGCAGGACTGTGGATCCTCAGATAGG ggatttgaagcttgaagaaatGAAGGAATTTGAGGAAGAAAGGGAGAAACTGATGAAACAGCATGAAGAGAAGATAGCTGAAATGAAGAGCAGGCATTGGAAGGAACAGCTTGAGATAGAGAATGGGTTTGACGCCGAGTTGGCTCAGTTGATGAGCAAGTACATTCCCGAACCATGA